The Thalassospira sp. TSL5-1 genome contains the following window.
AATGTAATGCGCGAGAGTTCGATGGCCAGTGCGAATTTTTCCGGATTTTCGGAAAAACCGGGCGCAAAAACCAGCATCGCCCAGGGCATGATGATTTCGATCAGGGCGACCAGAAACCCGGTAATCACCACCAGGATTGACAAGGCATTGGCGGCAAAATCGCGCGCTTCCTCGATTCCGCGTTTTTCAATGTCGCCTGCCAAAAGCGGAATGAAGGCGACGGAAAAGGCCCCTTCGCCAAATAGACGGCGGAACAGATTGGGAAATTTGAAGGCGACAAAAAAGGCGTCCGCCATGCCGCCAGCCCCCAGCATGGCCGCAATCAGAATATCGCGGGCAAATCCCAGCAACCGGGACAGCAGGGTAAAGCCACTGACAGTGGCAATCGAACGCACAAGTGACATGGTCTATCTGATCCGAAATTGCAGCACTTTGGCCGCGAGATTGCCAGTGGAAGGTGAAAGAAACGGTAATTTTTGGTCGTTCCGGGCCTTGGACATCACAAATTATTTATGCTTTGTGATGGCTGTCACAGGCCTTTGCCGGTGATTTGGGCAATTTTGGTGTCTCCAGTTTTTGTTGGGACACGAGCTTCTGGAATTTGACGGACGAGAGCATAAAAAGGGCCCCCACCCTGTAAGGCCAAGAGCAAGGCCGATCCGGTCAGAATAGACCGACAGGGCTGGTGGAGATATCCTCGCTCTCGTCACATGATCAATGAACCGCGTTTGGTCGGGAAATTGCCTGACCTTAACGCGGATCATGTTTGCTTAAAACATCGATCAGGCTTTCCTTGATCTGGACAAACTTTGTCCGGCTATCAATTTTCAGGCCAAAAACATCCTTCACGTAAAAAACGTCCACTGCGCGTTCGCCAAAGGTGGAAATGCGGGCCGAGGCAATTTGTAGCGACAGGTCGCGCAAAACACGGGTGATGTCATACAGCAGGCCCTGGCGGTCCCGTGCAGTCACTTCGATCACGGTGTGGGTACGGCTGGCCTTGTTATCGATAATGACATTGGGTTCCACCCTGAACACCGCCGTGCGGGCCTTGTTATCCACCACCTGGCGCTTTTTGATTTCGCCACTGGGGCGCAACTGCCCGGAAATGACTTCCTCCAGGGTTTTGCGCAGTTTGTTGAGCCGCCCCTTGTCGTTAAACGCTTCGCCATTGGCATCCTGAATCCAGAAGGTATCAAGCGCCATGCCGTCGCTAAGGGTCAGGATTTTGGCATCGACAATGCTGGCTCCACATACCGCCATGCCCCCGGCAATTTGCGAAAACAGACCGGGATGGTCGGTGGTGTGAACCGTGATTTCGGTGGCATCCATATCGGTTTCAATCCGGGTATGGATGGTAATATCTGCACCGGATTTTTTGGCATCCCGGGTCAGTTCGGCATGGCGCAACTGGGTTTCGGTATCAAAACTCAGCCAATAGGACGGATAGCCGCGCGCGATGAAATCCTCGATATCCTGCTCGTTCCAGTCGGTCAGGGCCTCGCGTACTTTTTGCTGGGCACGGGCCACACGGGAATCGCGGTTATCGGCATTCAAACCGCCCGACAGCAAATCATCGGTGGCGTAATAAAGCTCGCGCAGAAGCGATGCCTTCCAGCCATTCCAGATATTGGGGCCAACGGCACGAATATCGGCCACCGTCAGGCATAACAGCAGGCGCAGGCGTTCCTGCGATTGCACCAGGTCGGCAAAGGCACGAATGGTGGTCGGGTCATTGAGGTCGCGTTTAAACGCAGTGGCACTCATCCACAAATGCGCCTTGACCAGCCAGGCGACGGTTTCGGTATCGGCCGGGTTAAGGCCCAGGCGCGGGCAGAGTTTTTCGGCGACTTCGGCCCCCAGTTCGGAATGGTCGCCGCCACGCCCCTTGGCAATGTCATGCAGCAGGACGGCCACATATAAAACCTGGCGCGATATCACCTTGTGGACCACCGATGTTGCCACCGGGGCCTCTTCGGCAAGGTCGCCACATTCGATCTGGTTAAGGATGCCAATGGCGCGGATGGTATGCTCGTCCACGGTGTAGGTGTGGTACATGTCATATTGCATCTGGGCCACGACACGGCCAAAATCGGGCACAAAACGGCCCAAAACCCCGGCTTCGTTCATTTTGCGCAGCGGAATATCCGGTGTGATTTTGTGGGACAAAATTTGCAGGAAAATGGCGTTTGCCGCCGGGTCCTTTTGCAAATTCTGGTCAATCAGTTGCAGGTTTTGTGTCACCCAGCGCAGGCTTTCAGGGTGAATACCAACCCCGTTTTGATGGGCGACCAGAAACAGGCGCAGCATCTGGATCGGGTCGTCGCGAAATACATCGCGGCTTTCAACGGCCAGCCGGTCATTGCGCAGCTGAAAGCCGTCAATTTCCTTATTGCCGAAAAACCGGGCCGGAAAACGGATCAAGGGGCGGCGCTGATGGCGTTCCTCAAGGGCGGCGCAGAAAATGCGGGTCAGATTGCCCACATGTTTGACCATCAGGTAATAGTGCTTCATGAAGCGTTCAACGCCAATGGTCCCGGCATGGTCGGTATAGCCAAGGCGGGTGGCGATATCGCGCTGCATGTCAAATGTCAGGCGGTCTTCGGGGCGGTCCGACAGGTAATGCAGCCAGCAGCGCACCGACCATAAAAAATTCTGTGCTTTTAAAAAGCCCTGGGCTTCCTTTTTGGTCAGGACACGCTGGTCCACCAGTTCCATGGGTGTGTTCACACGGTACAGATATTTGCCAATCCAGAACAGGGTGTGCAAATCGCGCAGGCCGCCTTTGCCATCCTTGACGTTGGGTTCCACAACATAGCGCGAATCGCCCATACGGATGTGGCGTTCGTCGCGTTCGTTCAGCTTGGCTTCGATAAATTCCAGGCCGCTGCCCTTGACCAGTTCATCCATGAACCGGGTACGAAACTGGTCGTAAATGGTTTCATCGCCCCAGACAAACCGGCTTTCAAGCAGGTTGGTACGAATGGTGATGTCCTGGCGCGCCATGCGCAGGCAATCCTCGACCGAGCGGGTGGCATGCCCCACCTTCAGGCCCAGATCCCACAGCATATACAGGATATATTCAACAACCTGTTCGCCATGTGCGGTTTGTTTGTAGGGAAACAGAAACAGAATATCGACATCCGAATGCGGTGCCATATCCCCCCGGCCATAGCCCCCCACGGCCACCACCGACATGCGCTGTTCCTTGGTCGGATTATGCAGGGGATAAACAAATTCGACAGCGTAATCATGGATCAGCCGCACGATCTGATCGATCAGGAAGCTGTAGGAAAAGACCGCATCATGGCCGGAATTGCTGGCTTCAAACCGCGTGCGGATTTCGGCCCGCCCGTGTTGCAGTGTGTCCTTCAGGCAGCGCAAGACTGCCGCACGCTGCTTGAGGGGTTTTAAATCACCATCTTTGCCAATGTTGCCAAGTTCGGTGAAAACTTTGCGACGGTCGATAATATCACGCTGATTCTTGACTTTAAGCATGGCGAAATGCGGTGTCCTTGTTGTCGGGACGTGGATGCCGGGTTTGAGGGCCAGGCATTGAAGCAACGGGCAAATATGGTGGCCTTAATATACGGGCAGCTGGCGCACACAGGAGCGCAGGGCGCGATTTTTGCGTGCCGCCCCCCTGATTACCAGTAAAATATTTACCACCGGCCTGATTTATATATCTGGCCCAAAACCGTTTTTTCCAGTGTCGCCGGGCAATGGCGATACCGGTTCTTCCAAAAGGCTGGCGCTAGTTTTCTGCCTGGCGTTTTAAATCGCGCAGGCGATATAGCGCATCAAGTGCCTCGCGCGGGGACATGTCGTCAGGGTCAAGCGACCCCAGGGCGTCAAGCAGCGATCGTTGCTCCGCGCTCAGGCTGGGGGCGGCGGCCTGTTCTTCCTTTTCCACCTGGGCCATTGCAGCAGCAAAAAGCGGCAAATCGTCGGCCAGTTTGGAAACGGCACCGCCCTGTTGGCCCTTTTCCAGGGTTTTCAAAACCTGTTCGGCCCGTTTGATCACCGCCTTGGGCAATCCGGCAAGCTGGGCTACATGAATACCATAAGACCGGTCCGCACTGCCGGGGCCAACTTCGTGCAAAAACACCACCTCATTCTGCCATTCCTTGATCAGCATGGTATGGCAGGAAAGATGTGCCAGCTTGGCGGCAAGGGCGGTCAGTTCATGGTAATGTGTGGCAAAAAGCCCCCGGCATTTATTGACCTCATGCAGGTTTTCCACCACCGCCCAGGCAATGGACAGGCCATCAAAGGTGGCGGTACCACGCCCGATTTCATCCAAGATAACCAGCGAGCGGTCGGTCGCCTGATTGATAATCGCGGCGGTTTCCACCATTTCGACCATAAAGGTTGATCGCCCGCGCGCCAGGTCATCCGCCGCACCAACGCGCGAAAACAACCGGTCAATGGCACCAATATGGGCCGATTGCGCCGGGACAAATGCGCCGATTTGCGCCAGCACAGCAATCAGCGCGTTCTGGCGCAGGAAGGTGGATTTACCCGCCATGTTGGGGCCGGTAATCAGCCACAGTTTTTGTTCGTCTTCCAGGCGGCAGTCATTGGCAACAAAGGGCGATTCGCCGGCATTTTGCAGGGCGGCCTCGACCACCGGGTGGCGGCCACCGCGAATGTCAAAGGACAGGCTGTTATCAATGACCGGGCGAATGCAGCTTTGCTCGCGTGCCAGTTCGGCAAGGGAGGCGGAAACATCCAGCCCCGCCAGCGCCTGGGCGCAGCGGGCAATCGGGTCGGCATGAGCCAGCACCGAATTGACCAGATCGGCAAACAGTTCCAGTTCCAGCGCCATCGCCTGGTCGCCTGCTTTCGAGACCTTGCTTTCCAGCTCCGATAGGGCAACGGTGGTAAAACGCACGGCATTGGCCATTGTCTGGCGGTGAATGAATTCATCCACCTCCATCATCTTGTCGGCCTGTTTGGCCGGAACTTCGATAAAATAGCCCAGAACGTTATTATGTTTGACCTTCAGGCTGGAAATGCCGGTTTGTTCGGTATAGCGCGCCTGCAAATTGGCAATCAGTTTTTTGCTTTCGCTTGACAGCATGCGCAATTCATCAAGTGGCGGGTGATAGCCACTGGCGATAAAGCCACCATCACGCGCCATCAAAGGCAGGCTGTCCGAAAGCGCCCGGCGCAACAAATCCACCAGGTCGCCATGATGGCCCATTTCCGTCAAATGGTTATTCAGGGCAGCGGGCAGGGCATCCAGGCTGTTATCGGCCGGGTGGTCCAAAAGGTTGCGAATGGCAAAGGCACAGGCCAGGCCATCGCGCAATGCGGCCAAATCACGCGGGCCGCCCCGGCCAATCGACAGGCGCGAAAGGGCGCGTTCAATATCGGGGCATTCCGACAGGGCATTGCGCAAATCACCCCGCAAATCGTCATGGTCATGAAAATAACTGACCAGATCAAGCCGCTGGTTAATTGCCCCGGCATCGGTTAACGGGGCGGAAAGACGGGCGGCCAGCAAACGGGCGCCGGCCCCGGTGCGGGTGCGGTCAATCACTGATAACAGCGACCCTTTGCGCTCCCCGCTTTGGGTTTGGGTCAGTTCCAGGCTGCGCCGGGTGGCGGCATCAATTTCCATTGCCGCCCCCTGCGCCATGCGCATGGGCGGCGACAGGCGCGGCATCTGGCCCTTTTGGGTCAGCTCGACATAATCAATCAGCGCGCCGGCGGCCGAAAGCTCGGCGGTTTCAAACCCGCCAAAGGCATCAAGGGCGGCCACATCATACAGCTTTTTCAGGCGCAGTTCGGCATTGGCCGAATCGAACCGCGCCGCGGGCTGCGGCGTGATGATATTTTTATATTCGTTATATAAATCAAACATTTCCGACCGGTTTAACAAACGATCGGAAATCAGGATTTCACCGGGATCAAGCCGGGCGATGGCGGCACTCAGGCCCGTATTTGCACAGGGCTGGACGTAAAAATCGCCCGTTGAAATATCCAGCCAGGCAACCCCCATTTTGCCACGCACATCGGCAATCGCGGCCAGATAATTATGGCGTCGCGCATCGAGCAGGCTGTCTTCGGTGAGTGTGCCCGGCGTGATCAGGCGCACTACATCGCGTTTGACAACCGATTTAGCACCCCGTTTTTTGGCTTCTGCCGGGTCTTCCATCTGTTCGCAAACCGCGACGCGAAACCCTTTGCGAATTAAACGCTGCAAATAGGTTTCGTGGCTATGGACAGGAACACCGGCCATGGGAATATCGTTTCCCTGATGTTTGCCTCGCTTTGTCAGGGCAATATCAAGGGCTTCGGCGGCTTTGACGGCATCGTCAAAGAACAGCTCGTAAAAATCGCCCATCCGGTAAAACAGCAGGCAATCCTGATACTGTTCTTTCAGTTCAAGGAACTGAACCATCATCGGGGTTGCGCCGTCGCGGTTAAAATCGGGTGTGGTCATGGTTTTTTCAGAAGATCCGGGCATCTTGTTCATGCAAGCCTTGATAGCAAACCCGGCGGGACTTGGCGAGGGGGGCCGTTATTTTGCCCTAAAGTTTTGCAATATATGATAAAATACTTTTGTTGAATGTTATCGGACCAGTGACCGAGGAGAAAAAACAATGACTGAAGAACACATCACAGCCCAGGTTCCGGAACTGGTCGGCTTGTTTGATACCAAAGAATCTTTTGATGCGGCAGTAAAGGCGCTTACGGCGGCGGGTTTTTCCCATACGGATCTTTCCGCGCTTAGCACCCATGAAAGCATCGATGTTGCCGGCAAGGAAGGCCAGTCCTGGAGCGACGTGCTGACCGCGATGTTTGGCGAAGTCAAATACGAAGTCCCCTTGGTGGCATCGGGGGCGATTGCCCTGTTTGGCGGGGCGGCAACGGCGGCGCTTGCGCTCGCGATTGGGGCCGGGGTTGGCACAATGGCCCTGACCGATTTTATCGATAAGGTCACATCCACCCCCCATACCGAAGATTTCGCAAAGGCGATCAAGGATGGTTCGGCGGCCCTTTGGGTGCGCCTTGACCCGGCAGACCCGACCAAAGAAGCCAAAGCCCGTGAGATTTTTGCGCTGAATAACGCGCATAATGTTCATATTCATGAGCCGGTCAAACCGGCAGATGATGCCTGATTATGGGCTGTTAACGGATTGCCTCAAAGGCACCCTGCTTGCGCGCCGGGTGCCTTTTTTTATTGGTGTAATTGAAATCCTCTGTTCCGATGTGATGATGTTGCGATGCAACATACGGAAAATGCAGGAAAAATTGCAATTTTCATCAACTGGTCCTTTGACCGGCGTGCGGAACCCTGATTTATTACGGGGTTCCCCTTGGCAGTCCCACAACCTGTCTTTGGGTTCACCGCTTTTCTCACCCACCATGCAAGCGTCAGTGAAGACATATGGAAGAAAAAGAAATTAAGGTTCGTGACCGCGAAGCACTGCTGTTCCATTCCAGCGGCCGCCCCGGAAAAATCGAAATTACCGCCTCCAAGCCGCTGACCACCCAGCGCGATCTTTCCCTGGCCTATTCGCCGGGTGTGGCAGTTCCCTGTCTTGAAATCGCGAAAAACCCGGCCACTGCCTATGATTACACCTCCAAGGGTAACATGGTGGCGGTTATTTCCAACGGGACTGCCGTTTTGGGCCTGGGGAATTTGGGCGCGCTGGCCTCCAAGCCGGTGATGGAAGGCAAGGCGGTTCTGTTCAAACGTTTTGCCGATGTTGACGGCCTTGATCTTGAAGTTTCCACCGAGGATGTTGACGAATTCGTCAATTGCGTTCGTTTTCTGGGCGCGACCTTTGGCGGCATCAACCTTGAAGACATCAAGGCACCGGAATGCTTTATCATTGAAAGCCGCCTGCGCGAGGTGATGGATATTCCGGTTTTCCATGATGACCAGCATGGCACCGCAATTATCGCTGCTTCGGGCCTGATTAACGCCTGTGATTTAACGGGGCGTGACCTGGCCGACATTAAACTGGTGGTGAATGGGGCAGGGGCTGCTGCCATTGCCGTTGCCGCCCTGGTGAAAAGCATGGGTGTGACGCCTGATAATGTCATCATGTGCGATTCTCGTGGCGTTATCTATAAGGGCCGCGAAGATGGCATGAATCAGTGGAAATCGGCCCATGCCGCCGATACCGATGCCCGCACCCTGGAAGATGCCATGAAGGGGGCAGATGCGGTTTTTGGCCTGTCGGTCAAAGGGGCGATTACCCCCGCGATGGTCAAAAGCATGGCCAAACGGCCAATCATTTTTGCAATGGCCAACCCGGACCCTGAAATTTCCCCCGAGGAAGTCGCCGAAATTCGCGATGATGCAATTTGTGCCACCGGCCGGTCGGATTATCCGAACCAGATCAACAACGTGCTGGGCTTCCCCTATATCTTCCGGGGCGCGCTGGATGTTCAGGCATCGACCATCAATGAAGAAATGAAAATCGCGGCCGCCCATGCGGTGGCGGCACTTGCGCGTGAAGACGTGCCTGACGAGGTCGCAGCGGCCTATTCCGGCCGTCGGCTGCAATATGGCCCGGAATATATCATTCCCGCGCCGTTTGACCCGCGCCTGATTATTGCGGTGCCCAAGGCGGTGGCCCAGGCGGCAATGGATAGTGGTGTTGCCCGCAAACCGATTTTTGATATGGGCGAATATGAAAACCAGTTGCGCAGCCGTTTGGACCCGACAGCGGCCCATTTGCAACTGATTTCCGATTATGTCCGTGCCCACCCCAAACGCATCGCCTTTGCCGAAGGCGAAGAAGAAACCGTGATCCGCGCGGCTGCGGCCTTCCGCAATTCGGGCTATGGCACGCCCATTCTGGTGGGCCGTGAAGACCGTATTTTGCACACGGCAAAGCAGCTGGGTATTGAAAGCCTGGAAGGGGTGGAAATTACCAATGCCGCCCTGTCCCATGACAACCGCAAATATGCCGAGTTCCTGTATGAACGTTTGCAGCGCAAAGGTTATTTGTGGCGGGATTGCCAGCGCATGGTAAATCAGAAACGCAATGTGTTTGCTGCCACGATGGTGGCAATGGGCCAGGCGGATGGCATGATTACCGGCTTGACGCGGAACTTTAACCGCAGCTTTACCGATATCAGTTCCGTGATCGATGCCAAGGATGGCGAAATTCCGATGGGGCTGTCGATTGCCATTGCCAAGGGTCGCACGGTGTTTATCGCCGATACCCGCGTGCATGATGTGCCCGATGCCGAACAATTGGCCGAAATTGCCATTCAGGCGGCAAAGAAGGCTCGTCAATTGGGGCATGAACCACGTGTCGCCATGATTTCGCATTCGACCTTTGGCAATCCCTGGACCGAGGATACCGACCGTATTCGCGAGGCGGTCTCGATCTTGGAAAATTCGGATGTCGATTTCGAGTTTGATGGCGATATGAGTGTCGATGTCGCGCTTGATACCGAACTTCTGAAGCTGTACCCGTTCTGCCGCCTCTCTGGCCCGGCCAATGTGCTGGTGATGCCGGCCCTTCATGCCGCAACCACGGCATCCAAGCTTTTGGGCAAACTGGGCGGTGGCACAGTGATTGGCCCGGTCATGATTGGCTTGGCCAAACCGGCCCAGATTACGCAAATGGGGGCAACCGTGAACGACCTGGTCAATCTGGCAGCCCTTGCCGCGCATGAGGCGGAACACGGTTAAGCATGCCTTTCCCGGTTTCTTGTTGACCGGGTTATGATGCCGTTCACTTTGGCGGTTTTGTCCTTTGGGCGGTAAAAACATCATCTGATAGGATATGGCGGAAACGGGAGACCCGATTTCCGCCATATCTGTTTTATAATGTGGCGTAAATTGACCACGGATCGACGAAAGAAGGATCGAACCTGATGCAGCGCCTTGTCGCTATTTTTGCTTTTTTGCTGATCGTGCCGGTTTTATCGGCCTGCAATGACGAGGTCAGCGCTGAACCCAGTGCGGATGAAATTACCACAGCCGTGATCGAGCGTTTTCGCAACGATCCCTATGCCCGTGTCGCCCATGTGGAGAATGTGCATAAAACCAACAGCGTGCCCGAAGGCGACGGTGTAGTGACGGTGATGGTCAGCTATGACATGGTTTTTGACCGCAGCATTGCCGAGTTCGCCGATGATGTGATGGAGCAGGGCGCACAGGCCGGAAACCTTGACGCAGCGGGTGAGGCCGCCCGCGATGCGGTGGATGTTTTCAAAATGAAAATGCTGGCCCTGAAGGAAGGTGGCTTTACTGTTGGCGATCGACGTGGGATCAGCAATGAAATTCGGCTGGTAAAATCGGAAAAAGGCTGGATTTATCGACCTTAGCGTCTTTAAGCCGGACGATAAAAAAAAAAGGGGTGTCCAAACAAGGGCACCCCTTTTTTCGTCATCTGATTTGCCGGTTTAATCCTGCAACGATGCCAGAAGGTTTGGTGGCGGCGGTACATCCTCGGCGGCAAACTTCATGCCATCGAGGTCATCAAGATTATTGGCCCGCATGATGGCATGCAGGGATTCGACATAATCTTCGCCCCGTTCGGAATATTTCAGCAGCGTATTGGCCAGTTCCCAGCCCGTGATGCTGTCGCCTTCGGCACGCAGACGGGCGCGTTCTTCACGCAGGGACTTGTATGCCGGGTGGGAATTGATGTTTCGCGCATAGGCCCGCACGGAATCCATCAGGGTGTCAAACGCCTTGATCACATGGGTTTTACCCTCTTCGCGATCTTCGGGGACAATGCCTTCTTCCTCGTTATAGGCCCACTGGCCAAACAGGGCATTGCCCTTGCGGACAAAACGCGAGGTTCCCCAGCCGCTTTCTTCTGCCGACTGCGCCAGAATCAGCGAGGGCGGGATAATATCAATGCGTTCAAGCAGGGCCGAAATACCGCCGCTTTCGACGCGGTAGCGTTTCATCATTTTTTCGACCCATTTTTGCTGGGTCGGTGTTGCTGGCACACCGGCATATTCGTTGCTTTGAATGGACAGCAACCGGTCACGCCGGGCGGTAATTTCTTCGTTGACCCGCAGGGCAAGCGGCAAAATGATGCGCAGGAAAATCTGTTTGCGTTCCGCAACCGAGCTTAAATCGCGCAGGCCTTTGGGGACACGCTTGATATAAACACGGGGAATGGCATCAGAATTACCCAGTTTATAGTCGATGCTTTTGAAATACTGATCAAGCGCGACCACTTCCGGGTCCCGCTGATAAAGCTTTTTAACCTTCGGTTTTTCCGGCTTTACCGGCACAACGACCGAGGCATCAATCACCATGCCAGCCGGTTTCGGGGCAATATCAAAGTCGCCAAACATCAGCGCATATTGCAAGCCTACTGCGCCGATTAACGACGCAAGTGCGACTTTTGTAAATGTCGTCTGGTTTGCGCTACTCATTCATCTCTCTCCAGGATCATTGAACCTGTTAGTTATCCGCGCCCAATTACCTATGACCGGCCCGGGAAAGCGGTGCAATCGGAAAAAAAACAACGCACGGTCAAACCCCCGCTAATGCTTGCGTTCCGCACAATGGCACAAACGCATCACGAACCCGAAAGATCGCGACGGGGCTTTAAAAAGTTACGAATCGGTTAATGGTGGTTGTTTCCACCCATTCTTGTCGGGGCGGAATGGCCTTTTCCAAACCCGTATAACTGCCGCAGGATCCGGTATTTATGGCACAACCATACTTTATGTGGTGTGCAATTGTGATGTACGGCAATACATCATGTGGAAAGGGCATTCAAGCGTACAATGCCGTAAATCGCGCCGAGATCCTGCCAGCCGGTTTATCCGTTGGAAAACCGATAGCGGATGATTCCGGCGCGATTATGAAAAGATCGTGGTCATAGCATGAGGTGGCATTTTGCCACCAATCAGTATTCCGCCATTACCGGTTCAACGGCCTGCACTTCGGGCACATAATAGCGCAGCATGTTTTCGATACCCATTTTCAGGGTTGCGGTGCTGCTGGGGCAGCCAGAGCAGGCGCCGTGCATTTCCAGATAGACAACACCATCTTCAAATTTGTGGAAAACGATGTCACCGCCATCCTGGGCGACGGCCGGGCGTACACGGGTATCAAGCAGTTCCTTGATCTGGCTGACCAGTTCGTCATCCCCTTCAGAGGCGGAACTGGTTGCCTTGGTGGCATCGCTGCCCTGATCGAGAACAGGCTGGCCGGAGGTGTAATGCTCCATGATCCCGCCAAGGATTTGCGGCTTTAAGGTTTGCCAGTCACGGCCCTCTTCCTTGGTGATGGTGA
Protein-coding sequences here:
- the mutS gene encoding DNA mismatch repair protein MutS, with translation MTTPDFNRDGATPMMVQFLELKEQYQDCLLFYRMGDFYELFFDDAVKAAEALDIALTKRGKHQGNDIPMAGVPVHSHETYLQRLIRKGFRVAVCEQMEDPAEAKKRGAKSVVKRDVVRLITPGTLTEDSLLDARRHNYLAAIADVRGKMGVAWLDISTGDFYVQPCANTGLSAAIARLDPGEILISDRLLNRSEMFDLYNEYKNIITPQPAARFDSANAELRLKKLYDVAALDAFGGFETAELSAAGALIDYVELTQKGQMPRLSPPMRMAQGAAMEIDAATRRSLELTQTQSGERKGSLLSVIDRTRTGAGARLLAARLSAPLTDAGAINQRLDLVSYFHDHDDLRGDLRNALSECPDIERALSRLSIGRGGPRDLAALRDGLACAFAIRNLLDHPADNSLDALPAALNNHLTEMGHHGDLVDLLRRALSDSLPLMARDGGFIASGYHPPLDELRMLSSESKKLIANLQARYTEQTGISSLKVKHNNVLGYFIEVPAKQADKMMEVDEFIHRQTMANAVRFTTVALSELESKVSKAGDQAMALELELFADLVNSVLAHADPIARCAQALAGLDVSASLAELAREQSCIRPVIDNSLSFDIRGGRHPVVEAALQNAGESPFVANDCRLEDEQKLWLITGPNMAGKSTFLRQNALIAVLAQIGAFVPAQSAHIGAIDRLFSRVGAADDLARGRSTFMVEMVETAAIINQATDRSLVILDEIGRGTATFDGLSIAWAVVENLHEVNKCRGLFATHYHELTALAAKLAHLSCHTMLIKEWQNEVVFLHEVGPGSADRSYGIHVAQLAGLPKAVIKRAEQVLKTLEKGQQGGAVSKLADDLPLFAAAMAQVEKEEQAAAPSLSAEQRSLLDALGSLDPDDMSPREALDALYRLRDLKRQAEN
- a CDS encoding [protein-PII] uridylyltransferase, with amino-acid sequence MLKVKNQRDIIDRRKVFTELGNIGKDGDLKPLKQRAAVLRCLKDTLQHGRAEIRTRFEASNSGHDAVFSYSFLIDQIVRLIHDYAVEFVYPLHNPTKEQRMSVVAVGGYGRGDMAPHSDVDILFLFPYKQTAHGEQVVEYILYMLWDLGLKVGHATRSVEDCLRMARQDITIRTNLLESRFVWGDETIYDQFRTRFMDELVKGSGLEFIEAKLNERDERHIRMGDSRYVVEPNVKDGKGGLRDLHTLFWIGKYLYRVNTPMELVDQRVLTKKEAQGFLKAQNFLWSVRCWLHYLSDRPEDRLTFDMQRDIATRLGYTDHAGTIGVERFMKHYYLMVKHVGNLTRIFCAALEERHQRRPLIRFPARFFGNKEIDGFQLRNDRLAVESRDVFRDDPIQMLRLFLVAHQNGVGIHPESLRWVTQNLQLIDQNLQKDPAANAIFLQILSHKITPDIPLRKMNEAGVLGRFVPDFGRVVAQMQYDMYHTYTVDEHTIRAIGILNQIECGDLAEEAPVATSVVHKVISRQVLYVAVLLHDIAKGRGGDHSELGAEVAEKLCPRLGLNPADTETVAWLVKAHLWMSATAFKRDLNDPTTIRAFADLVQSQERLRLLLCLTVADIRAVGPNIWNGWKASLLRELYYATDDLLSGGLNADNRDSRVARAQQKVREALTDWNEQDIEDFIARGYPSYWLSFDTETQLRHAELTRDAKKSGADITIHTRIETDMDATEITVHTTDHPGLFSQIAGGMAVCGASIVDAKILTLSDGMALDTFWIQDANGEAFNDKGRLNKLRKTLEEVISGQLRPSGEIKKRQVVDNKARTAVFRVEPNVIIDNKASRTHTVIEVTARDRQGLLYDITRVLRDLSLQIASARISTFGERAVDVFYVKDVFGLKIDSRTKFVQIKESLIDVLSKHDPR
- a CDS encoding NifU family protein, translated to MFIQTEPTPNPATLKFLPGEEVMGRQGTANFTSNDEHVKSPLARKLFEVDGITGVFLGGDFITITKEEGRDWQTLKPQILGGIMEHYTSGQPVLDQGSDATKATSSASEGDDELVSQIKELLDTRVRPAVAQDGGDIVFHKFEDGVVYLEMHGACSGCPSSTATLKMGIENMLRYYVPEVQAVEPVMAEY
- a CDS encoding glucosaminidase domain-containing protein produces the protein MSSANQTTFTKVALASLIGAVGLQYALMFGDFDIAPKPAGMVIDASVVVPVKPEKPKVKKLYQRDPEVVALDQYFKSIDYKLGNSDAIPRVYIKRVPKGLRDLSSVAERKQIFLRIILPLALRVNEEITARRDRLLSIQSNEYAGVPATPTQQKWVEKMMKRYRVESGGISALLERIDIIPPSLILAQSAEESGWGTSRFVRKGNALFGQWAYNEEEGIVPEDREEGKTHVIKAFDTLMDSVRAYARNINSHPAYKSLREERARLRAEGDSITGWELANTLLKYSERGEDYVESLHAIMRANNLDDLDGMKFAAEDVPPPPNLLASLQD
- a CDS encoding NADP-dependent malic enzyme; amino-acid sequence: MEEKEIKVRDREALLFHSSGRPGKIEITASKPLTTQRDLSLAYSPGVAVPCLEIAKNPATAYDYTSKGNMVAVISNGTAVLGLGNLGALASKPVMEGKAVLFKRFADVDGLDLEVSTEDVDEFVNCVRFLGATFGGINLEDIKAPECFIIESRLREVMDIPVFHDDQHGTAIIAASGLINACDLTGRDLADIKLVVNGAGAAAIAVAALVKSMGVTPDNVIMCDSRGVIYKGREDGMNQWKSAHAADTDARTLEDAMKGADAVFGLSVKGAITPAMVKSMAKRPIIFAMANPDPEISPEEVAEIRDDAICATGRSDYPNQINNVLGFPYIFRGALDVQASTINEEMKIAAAHAVAALAREDVPDEVAAAYSGRRLQYGPEYIIPAPFDPRLIIAVPKAVAQAAMDSGVARKPIFDMGEYENQLRSRLDPTAAHLQLISDYVRAHPKRIAFAEGEEETVIRAAAAFRNSGYGTPILVGREDRILHTAKQLGIESLEGVEITNAALSHDNRKYAEFLYERLQRKGYLWRDCQRMVNQKRNVFAATMVAMGQADGMITGLTRNFNRSFTDISSVIDAKDGEIPMGLSIAIAKGRTVFIADTRVHDVPDAEQLAEIAIQAAKKARQLGHEPRVAMISHSTFGNPWTEDTDRIREAVSILENSDVDFEFDGDMSVDVALDTELLKLYPFCRLSGPANVLVMPALHAATTASKLLGKLGGGTVIGPVMIGLAKPAQITQMGATVNDLVNLAALAAHEAEHG